In a single window of the Gemmatimonadales bacterium genome:
- a CDS encoding DUF5989 family protein — protein sequence MTRELWEFMRVRRKWWLVPLVLTLFIVGAILVFAQGSALAPFIYTVF from the coding sequence TTGACGCGCGAACTGTGGGAGTTCATGCGCGTGCGGAGAAAGTGGTGGCTCGTGCCCCTCGTGCTCACGCTGTTCATCGTGGGCGCCATTCTCGTGTTCGCGCAGGGCTCCGCGCTCGCGCCGTTCATTTACACGGTGTTCTGA
- a CDS encoding SxtJ family membrane protein, translated as MTAADGRKFGLVLGAAFLALGALLWWRGRFPAAEVGGALGAALVAGAALIPTRLGPVQRVWMGFGAALSKVTSPIAMGILYFVVLTPVGVLRRAFGGNPLAHGAPDGSYWIARAADKRRSDLRRQF; from the coding sequence TTGACGGCGGCCGACGGACGCAAGTTCGGCCTCGTGCTGGGTGCGGCGTTTCTCGCGTTGGGGGCGCTGCTCTGGTGGCGTGGACGGTTTCCCGCGGCGGAGGTCGGAGGGGCGCTCGGCGCGGCGCTGGTGGCGGGCGCGGCGCTGATTCCGACGCGGCTCGGCCCGGTGCAGCGAGTGTGGATGGGCTTCGGCGCGGCGCTCTCGAAGGTCACGTCGCCCATCGCCATGGGCATTCTGTACTTCGTCGTGTTGACGCCGGTCGGCGTGCTCCGGCGCGCGTTCGGCGGCAACCCGCTGGCGCACGGAGCGCCGGACGGCAGCTACTGGATCGCGCGAGCGGCCGACAAGCGGCGCAGCGACCTCAGACGCCAATTCTAG